The window AaagtttagggaaaaaaaaacccctttcccGTTCAAGCGCTGCATCCTCCTGTGTCATATCCCAAAGGAAGGTGAGTCTTAGTCCCCCTCTAAAGCCACCACAAAACATCCCGTGCATCTTCCCACTATTTCTGCCCAAGCCTGGCTAAAAACAGGCCTGGGAATTCAGAGCTGAGACCCTTTGCTCCAGCCTAGAAACAgattccagccctgccctcctcaCCTTGCCCGAGGCAGTGACCATCACCATCATCTTCTGGAGGTTGAACTCGTCTCTGGCCAGATTGTCAATGTTAATCTCGTTTTTAATCTGGCTCCGGGGCTTCCTGGCATCGTAGAACATCTTCCAGAGATGAGCAGTCCAGGCTTGCAGCAGGATGAGCTGGGACGAGAGTCGCTTCAGGAACATTCCCAGCAAACCATCTGCAAGCGGCACCCACGGTGACAACGGCAGCGAAgacacacagctcccagcccagagctgaaACCGTGTGTCCAACGCTGCCATGCACAAACCTGGGTAAAACTCCCTGCCTCCCGCTCCGCAGCAAGTTACAGTTGCCATTTTTGTGACAGACTCCGGATTTTACCAACCTTTCCCACTCCACACCCACGCCAAAATAATGCCCCGGTCAACTGAAAGCAAACCTTCATGCAGAGGGTTTTGTGTTCCTTCCCACGGTGCCCACCCCTAGAGGAATCCCTCTGCACCCAGTGCtcagaggaatgaaaaatatttcattctgcCCAATCAGGGTTTGCATTCAACTCCTCAAAATAACCAAAACATCGGATTTCAACTCTGTGTTCAGCCCCTGAGGAGAGCAAGCAGAGGGGATCAGTGGCACCAGGAAGcatgaggcaggagcagagcacacTCCATGCAGGATGGGGTTACCTTGGATGGCTGCATCCAGGAcagcaaggaaaagacaaaacaaagcaaaaaaaaaaaaaaaaatgctattggAAATGAATCTTCCAGAAAGAGTCACAGGAAACATTTAGGAGACATGGCCAaaacccctcctcctcctgctgctgactggttttttaatgtaatgGTGTAATATAATTGTGTCACCTGGGTTGGATTTCCAAAGTTTAAACAGAAGAGGGTTTATTTCTGCTCATTTTAATTGGCATCAGCAGAGATTTAAATTAATCTCTCAGCtcagagcaaacagaaaacaataaacacatttatttaGGGAGGAGAACAAGCTCACAGAGGTAATTCTGTTAAACTCACCggctttttttccaaattctccCTCCAACTCGGCCTGTGCACCTGTCAGAGGCAGATCCACCATCTCCAAGCTCACCACCTCTGCCAGAGACTCCTCTCTACTCCACAAGACttttcctggaaagaaaagggCAGAATATTGCAAAAATCAACCTAATATTTGGGAATGGACTCACTCAATATAAAAGCACCTTTCACTGCAACCCTGAAATGCAGATCACCTcttaatgaaatgcaaaatagtGCATAAATACCTAATGTCACTAAATTCACTATTTCGTAAAAGACAAATACTTCATGCAACTGGAGCCACTCCCGGGAAGAAAACCTCAGGATCAGTAAAAGCAATCTGGTGCTTTAAAAGGGTTACAGTCATTGAGtctgtttaaaataagaaattcttTGTGAACTTCTGGATTGCTTTAGAACCCTGGAAAATTCCTGTGGCTGAGATGGGACTTTCAACCCTCCCTGCAAATTAGCATTTTTGCCATGAGAACCTGTTCTGAAAATCTTTGGGGGAGATCTGCACCAGCACTTACACTCTCATCCTGCTAAAAGAGTTTTGAAATCTGCAGAAAACCCTGAATCCAAAGGCTCTGCCCACACAAAACAGGGCAGAATTGTTTGTCCAGGTGAGGGTGAAACACTCTCCTGTGTCTTTCACGGGACTCagaagaattaaattaatttttttcagcttccaAGGACAGTAATGATAAAATATAATCTTTGAGGACACGGAATGTTCTCCTGGTGACTGTTACAGATGGAGGAAGCTGTTTCTGGGAATCACCTGGCTGCTGCAAGAACATGAGCATGTGGTCCTCTGTCTGCACCAAGGCTCGATAGCCCACGGAGTCATCCTTCTTCAGGAAAACCTGGATGTacagctgggaaaaacaaaccaaaaagaggCAAGGAAAACAGTGAGGTTAATGATCACATCATCTccttgaagaaaacagaaatcaggTGAAACCAGAGCGAGCAGGGTGATGCTGTAACCCCTGGAATGCTTTTCCCCTTGGCTGCAGGGCTCCCATGCTGCCAAATCAGGGAAGGGAGGGCACTGCAAGGACAGAAATAACCTCTCCCCACTCACCTGCTGTGGCCTGGCCCCTCCTTGCTCCAGGTTAAAGGTGATGGTGGTGTCCAACAATCTCTGCCCAGTTTCAACCAGGTAAAGGTTTATGTTGTAGGTCTGATTGGAGCAGGTTAAGGAATCCTGGAGCAACGGGCAGAAAACAGGGCTTACACACAGACCAGGCCAAATCCTGCAGAATTCCACGTCCAGCAAAAAACTGGATATTTTCAGGCTGTATTTTTAGGCTGTACAGCTGGTGTAAGACCTCTGCCTCTGCAGGTGAAGGAATAAAATGGACTGACAAGAACTGGGCAACAAGAGCACCCCATACCTGCCTCCGGGCATCCTCCAGAGTGCTGCCAGCATGGAGGCCATCAGAGCTTCCAGGTTTCTGAAGTGAGGATGACAGGAGATGTAACGTGGCTTCAGACACCAGTAAAGTATAAAAAAATGAGGTTTGTCAACTGCCTGACAAGTCTCAGCTTGTCTGTGACATCAGGCAGGAAACAGCTCTGTCCTGTTTCCGATAAAAATGAACCTAAGTTTGATATCCCCCAAGAACTGAAATCCTCTGTGGATCAGGAAAGCCAATTCCTTGTCACATGCCAACCCTCCACGGGGCTAAAAACAGGATATTCACTGAGCCaggcacagcctgagctggaTGTAATCAAACCCTGCTTGTGTTATCACTGAAACTTATCaaatcctcctcttcctcaaggGCTGcccacccctggggcagggaaaCACGAGTGGATCCcacccccagagctgggctggtcCCAGAGGACAGGAATTGTGCTGACCAGTTCACTCCTGCAGGTCAGGACAGCGGCCACCGTCTTCTCCCCGGTCGTTGCAAAACTCACCAGAGctgcctggaaaagggaaaaaaaaatagcaagaaatcattaaactaacaaaaaaaaacaacctcaaGAAACCCCCAAACGTCACCAAAAAATACATGTGAACTAAAGAAAACCACCGTGGAATTAGAAGCAGAGCTGTAAGAGCCGAATTTTAAATTGCATTGTTTTCCCTAACTCAAAACCAACAAAGACATACTTCTCACAAAGATGGGAACAGTTGACCTGCCCCAGGTTTTTGAGCCACGATGCCCAGAGCTACTGAGATTTTTAACAGCTGTCAGCTTGGCCAGCAGTTTGAAGGATGTTCAGCTGCACTTggccccatccctgtccccgtcccgtCTGTCTCGGGTACCTGCTGGAAGTCCCGGAGGtggctgagcagcccctgcttgtactgcagcagggagaagtgGCTTGGGGACAGCTGCAGGAAGAACTGAGTCCGTGAGGCGCTGGTCACGCTGGGCTGAGTGGTCAAGATCCTGGCCTGGAAGTCATCTGCAAACTCCAGCTCCAGGGACTGCAGGGGAGACGAGCACATGTGCTGAGAGAGTTCTCCTTCGCTGAGACCAGCACCTCCCTCCCCTCAGCCAGAGATTcccaggggacagagcaggagcagggaaggctgaggCTCCGCTGTCAGAAGACATTGATCCAGAAGGAATAACAAACAAAGAGCTTTCCCACCCTTCCCTCAGTTTACATATCACGATCCCCCATCTCCAATCACTCCCCAGTTCCTACTGGGAGCAGACCAGTCAGGCAAGGAACTCCAGgaatgctcctgcagcagctctcaccTGCAGCGGGATGTGCCTCATGTCCTGCTCCGTGTCCAGGGCGCAGACGTGCAGCGAGCGCGCGGCCGCGTCCACGCACACCAGCACGGCCTCGCCCACCACGCCacaggagccctgcagggccCCCAGCCACGGGGCAGCCAGCCTGACCTGCACAGAGACACGGCCAGGCCTCAGCAGCGCACCCACCAGCACACAACAGCGAGCTCAGCCGGTTATTGctaggcacagctgggacaaacTACCTGTGAGCCTGAGGTTATGGGATAACCTCGACTAACAGCTCCCAGTCTAGGTCAGTCTGGCTTTCAGGGCGTTCAGCCATGAAACCCCTGGTTTGATTTGGAGGCAACGCCTCGAGGAAAGGGAGGTTTCGCTGTAGCACAACTGATTCCTCTACCCACCACACCACGGGGTTGGAAGCCCATTTGTTGACATCAGATGCAGCACTTTGGCTCCAGTACCTGTTTGGTGATTTCTCCATCCTCTACGTTGAACGTCAGCACGTTCAGGTGGCTCTGGGGAACGATGCCAAGCACGTGGATCACTCCAGTCCCACGGGAATACAGCAGCTGGTACTGAGTGCTCTCACTGCAGGACAGGCAGCGACCGTGAAGCGTCATCCTCTCACACTGCTGCCTGCACAATcaccaggcaggagcagcccccttccctctgccccgTGCCAGGGGCTCACAGCTCTCCTCTGAGGTGTTCTCACCTTTCTGGCAGGTGTTCCACCCACTTCTGGTGCCCGTTGGACAAGTAGTGCAGAGACAGGGCTGCCTTCTTCAGCACTGCCACGTACTTCACCGCCTCAGGGAGCCCCACCAGGGCAGCCCCCTGGAAACTGAGCACAGGCACGAGGAATTAGGGAACTCTTTTCCTATTTTACCCTGgggaagggagctggaaaggggctcagcatggacaaaaggaggctcagggggaatttctggctctgcacagctccctgacaggaggggacagccgggggggttcaggctctgctcccagggagcagggacaggaggagagggaacggcctcagcctgggccaggggaggttcagggtggacagcagcaggaatttctccatggaaagggagctcagggattggaactgcccagggaggtttggagtgcccgtccctggaggtggcCAAGGaacacctggaggtggcactgggagctctgggctggggacatggTGGGGACTGGTCAGAGATTGGACTCGATGGtctgggagggcttttccaacctgagCAATTCTGGAATTCTCTGCAAGGTTCAAGCATTCACAAAGAACTCACTCAAAATTAGGTTTGGAAACTTTACATCTGACTAATCTTTCTCTGCAATGCAAGCCCGGATTGAACCCATGacccattttttcccttcccaggcCAGCACTACAAGGACAAAAGCCTGTGCAGACAGGAAATCCCCACCTGCCAGTGTCCAGGGAGGTCTCCCAGTTGAGGCCCCCGATGTTGGTCTCCCAGGAGCGCAGAATCCGTCCAGCATTGGACACCGTAATGGCATCTGCAGAGAAGGGGGATGAGCATGGGGATTGCACCCACCCAACAAAGGGACGGGTTCTGCAGGTCCGGGCTGTGCTCCAACGCTGGCTCCACATTCCaggagccctgccagcccccttACCCTGCCCATGGATGAGCATCGCGTCGATGGCTCCCTCCGCGGTGCCCTTGTCCACATGGCGCCACACTGCAAGAGACAGGCCCAAGGGAGAACCGCAGTTATCCCCACCAAGGCGTTCCTGTGTCAGCGTGTTCAAAGCCGGGCTGCTCCCGGATCCAGCCCTAATTCAGGGCTCTGATCGCCGGCTGAGCCCTGCCGCCcgctcagccccagcagcaaCAACCTTTGGTTGTTCCTTGTTGTGGAACATCCAGCACAACCAGCATTGACCCTCGGCCCCAGAGCCGCACTCACGGATTTCACCGCTCCGGGAGTTCAGGGCGGCCACCACGTTCTCCTCGGTGGCCACCACGAGCTTCTTCGAGCCCTGCGAGGCTTCCAAGGAGGCGAACTTGAGCTTCCCCACGTACTGCTGCCTCCTGCGAGAGGGAACGGGAGCGCCGCTGAAATGGGACCGGGGCGGCGCGCGCGAGGACCCAACCCGGCGGGACCCCCGGCGCTCACCAGTCGAACTTGCCCACTTGGTCCTCGTAGACGGCGGCAGCCAaaggcagcagggccaggaccggcagcagcagcgcccgCGGCTCCGCCGCCATGACAGCGGCTCCGGCGCCCGGGGGGGGCCTTCCGAGCCGCGgggccgcccgcgccgccgcctgCGCGGGGAAAGCGCGTCAGCGCCGCGGGGAGCGCGCAGGCAGCGCGCGGGGCAgccccgcccgctcccggcAGCCCTCGAGCGGCGCGGGGGCCTCGGAGCACGGCGGAACCATGCCGAAATCCAAGCGGGACCGCAAAGGTGGGAGCGGGGCCCGGATCCCGGACACCCTGCACGGCACATCCCACCCCCACCATTCctgtccccttccctgctcctgtcaccTTCTCCGTGTTTTCCCGTTCCTCGATCCCATCTCCCACCGCCCCCTTCCCCGTCATCATCTCTCGACCCCGTCCATcgcccccttccctctccccgtccccttccctctccccgtccccttccccatccctcgATTCCTTGCCCGTCTCTCATTCCCTTCTCCATCCCCCTCCCcgttccctttcccctcctccattcccatctccatcccctTTCCTCCCTGACGCTCtctccgctccgctccccgcaGTGTCCCTGACGCGGACGCCCCGCAAGGGGCTGGAGGCCAAGCAGGCGCTGATCGCCGAGGTGAGTCTGGCTCGGCCCCGGGCCcgtctcccctctccctctcctgcccgCTCCCCCCGTGCCTGTCCCCGTCCCGGTAACGGTTCCTCCGCAGCTGCGGCGCTGTGTGGACACCTACAAGTACATCTTCGTCTTCTCCGTGGCCAACATGAGGAACAACAAGCTGAAGGATGTGCGGAACGCCTGGAAGCACAGCAGGTGGGCAGGGAGGCCGGTGTAGGCTGGGGGATGCCCAAGGGGCTGAGCTCCAGGGCtgacatcctcctcctcctgctgctgctgctcctgggcaggatCTTCTTCGGGAAGAACAAGGTGATGATGGTGGCGCTGGGCCGGGAGCCGAGCAGCGAGTACAAGGAGAACCTGCACAAGGTACCTGCTGGGGCTTCCTCTGCCACCTTCCACATCCTGGAATAACATCACCCTTCCGTGGGTGTTTAACTGAACCCACGTCCTGCCACCGAGGGTGTGTTGTGAGTGCAGCTGTGCAGGCCTGAGCCCGTGCAGGTGAGCTCCTGGCGCTCCCCAGTCCCCACGGATGCTCCTTTCTTCCAGGTCAGCAAACACCTGAGAGGGGAGGTCGGGCTCCTCTTCACCAACCGCACCAGGGACGAGGTGGATGAGTGAGTACCAGTGTGCACAGgaaccccagctctccctgctgctccccttaAAGCAGGGATGTGCTCGTGGGCTTTTTCCACTTGCCCGTTCCTGTGACAGCAAGGCAGAGCCAcggaagggtttgggttgggagggaccttaaagctcatctcactGCACccccttggacacttccagggatccaggggcagccagcaGATCCAGGCCGTGCCCCAGGGATGTTCCTCCCCCAGCTGAAGCTCTGGCTGTCCATCTCTGTCCCAGGTGGTTCTCCAAGTTCCGGGAGCTGGACTTTGCCCGTGCTGGGAACAAGGCGCCGTACGGGGTGAGCCTGGACACGGGGCCCCTGGAGCAGTTCCCCCACTCCATGGAGCCGCAGCTgcggcagctggggctgcccacgGCGCTGAAGAAAGGTACGGGAGGGTTCAGCTCCGGGCCTTGGCTGTGCAGAGGCTCTCATGAAGAACTTTAAACACAGAGCAGGATTTAGGTCTGGAGAAAACCTGAGGGACAGCCTCCTCCTTGTTGGGCTGGAACTCCTTATGTCCTTGTGCTGTTGTTCCCAAACTCGTGTCAAAGGCTGAGTAAAACCCCAGATTTCTCCACAACGCCATCCTTGTCCAGTGGAAACAGCTGGGACTAACCCCCTCAGGAGGCAGGTGTGGGGTTTTAGAGCTGGTCTCTCCCATCTCCTTGGGGTGCACTGATGCTGTGTGGGAAGGGTCCTGGCTCTGCCCCCCACATTCCAGGGCAGTTCCCTGTGCCTGGGATCCTACATCCAGGGGTTTTGCCCTGCAGGAGTGGTGACGCTGCTGTCGGATTACGAAGTGTGCAAGGAAGGGGATGTTCTTACCCCGGAACAGGCCCGTGTGCTGGTGAGTACCACAACACTAAATAACTAATTATTCATTAACATGACTCCTAAAACGCAGCAGCAATTATTTCGGTCGCTGCTTTGCTCCACTTCCCACCTGGAAGCGGAATTTACTGTTTTGCTAGGCTGGGCACAGAGACAGTAGAGCAGGAGTGACAGGTTTGTGTCCTCTCCTAGAAACTCTTTGGCTACGAGATGGCAGAGTTTAAAGTCACCATGAAGTTTCTGTGGAATTCTGAGACGGGAGACTTCCAGAAGCTCGTGGGAGAcgcagcagaggaggaggaagaggaggatgatgaCGATGACAGCAATGAGGACTAACACCTTGGACACCAGACAGTTCTGTTCTAGGGACAAAAAGAGGAGGAGATTTCCCTTCCCTGGGTGCACCCGGACTGGGATGATCTTTATATAAAATAACCTAACGatgctttttttatatttatataaatatctatGTCAAACTCCAGATGGTTGTTACTGTTGGTGTATCTGGGATCTGAGGAAATACCAGCTCAAacatgaaaacagcagaaagggTGTAAATGGAATAGAACTTTGATAAGGCACAAAGGGAGAGATGCTGAGGGTTTGCTATTCTGACACAGAAGATATTTAGCTCAATCCTTGGAATTCTGCTTTGTCCCCGtagtgtccaaggccaggctgggtggggcttggagcaccctgggatagcagaagctgtccctgcccatggcaggggatgggacaAAATGAGATTTAAGGActgtccaacccaaaccaacctgggattctgtgattcaaagCCCCCAAGTGCTGCCAACGAGATGCCAGGTTCCAGGCACGGGTCAGACATGGGGTCTGCACCAGAAAGAGGTTTTATTCTTGTATGTAATTAATTAGGATTTCACGTTAAAGCAGAGCAGGGGCCTTCGCCTCGTTAATGTGTTCATTTTCCTGATCAGCTGCATCCTGAATCACGGGGTGTGCTGAGGGGCCGGGAGGGAGGACAAAGGCACAGGTGTGGATCCTACAGAGCTTCACTGATCCAGGAAAATCCAGGATGGatggagggcagggcaggcagcgcCTCTCCTGAGTCTCCAGAGCCCGTGCCCGGTGTCCCAGCCCTCCCTAGCGGAAGTAGTTGGGGCAGTCGTGTGCGCTCATGTTCCAGGCCTTGTCAAACGCCTGCACCACGGCCGGCTGCAGGGGACCCTCCTCGCTGTAGTCGAggttctgctccagctgctccaagtTGGACATCCCAATGATCACTGCGTCTCCAAGAGAACCCTGGGAAGAGATGGGATCTCTCTGGAATCTCTGATCCCAAAAGAAAGTTCACCACCCAGGCCATGGCAGGCCAAAGCAAGCCTTTCTTTCCACTAAAGAACATCCAGGAATTAACCAACTGACACCATAAACCATCCCCAAGTGACTCCAAATCCTCAGAAGCTGCCAAATCCTCTTTAAGATGGGCTACAGGGAACATTTAGGGGACATCAGGAATATTAAGCATTGGTTTTCCAGTCCAGTGAAAGGAAAGTCCTCTCCTTGCAGGGAAGCCGAGACTCCAGTAACTGGCACCTAAAACCTTCCTCTTGAAGCTCTTCCCGTTCTCACCACATGGGATACCatggggagaggcagagctgcctcacccctgctgcctggcagagtCTGCACAGCAATAGTCACTTTGGAATGCCACAACCCCACACGATTAAAAGAAACCTGTGCTGAAATTTCCCTGTTTGTGAGCCATGGCAGCAGTGCCCggagctggcagcagtgcccagagctggcagcagagcccagctcaaGCTCTCACCTGCAGTTTGGAGTGGTTGTAGAGCCAGCGCAGTGCAGCCGATGCCAGGCTGGGTGCAGTAGAGCCATAAGCCTCTTTCAAAGCTTTCTCTACCAGTACAATTCCTTCAAAATTGTGTTTTTTCCAGTACCTGCATGAAAAGAAATGATTTGTATTGCCCTTGGGACCTCTACTCAGTGGTATATCTATATTCCAAAATGCTTTCAGGAAGCCTCATACAACTCTTTGTAGCctctcacagaatcacagaatttttaggttggaagagaccttcaagatcatcgagtccaacccatctctaatacctcaactagaccatgacaccaagtgcctCTGAGAACTTCTGCAATctctcctgggagctgtgaGGAAGCTGAGCCTAAAATCCACCCCGCAGAGTTCAGCCACACGCTACAGCCCCAGCCACGTGTGCTGACATAATCCCAAGCTTTGGTCAGTTCTGCTTCCTCTCAGCTGACTAAcagagtggttttttttaacgCAGCCATTCCTGCTCGCCTGTCAGCTCAGGCCATACCTGTCCCTGTAGGCCTGAGCCCAGTCATTCCCAAAAAATCTCCCAGTGGGCTGGCTCGTGTCTTTGTCCTCGTACTTGTACTTGCCGGTCAGCAGCCCCCCTGCGAAGGAAGGGAGCGGCAGGTTTGGGGCTGGGCcggctctgcagagccctcacTCCACAGGGCTTTACCCCaaggcccggccctgccccctgTACCTGCCAGCGGGTTGTAGGCGTAGAAGCGCAGCCCGAAGTGCCTCAGGCAGGGGAACAGCTCGGCCTCCACCTGGCGCGTGGTCGCATTGTACATTCCCTGCACGGGGTGGCACACAGCCTCAAACACAGCTCAGGGCACAGCCGCCTCCTCCCACCCTTCCCTGGCAGTACCCATCCCTGAGAGCAGCTTCAGATCACACAAGGTTACGATCTGCTTAGGAACTGgtgggggttaggtttgttcttttttttttttttttccctatagagTTTTTCCcctaagttgctaagagactaagtactggtgtCTAGAGGATGCTTGACCAACATAaaggaggctggggagggggaagatcacagagttttgggggaggaaaaggacagggctgggggagctgggggttcttcttgctctgggaatcagagaggacggccaggctgctgcttgctgtgggaggaatccactgtcaacagaaagtctggtcctgggagatctaccatcatccatctgcttgtgtgcccaggaattctgacctcctctgcctgccctgctggagctgggccagccctgtccgggAGTCGAggcttctccagctctgctctgggtgctacgctgtagccccacaaccccctgcctgctggggacatccccctgcctgctgggacatcccccctgcctgctgggacatccctctgcctgctgggacatccctctgcctgctgggacatccccctgcctgctgggacatccccctgcctgctgggacatccccctgcctgctgggacatccccctgcctgctgggacatcctcctgcctgctggggacatcctcctgcctgctgggacatccccctgcctgctgggacatcctccctgcctgctgggacatcctccctgcctgctgggacatccccctgccctgctgggacatccccctgccctgctgggacatccccctgccctgctgggacatccccctgccctgctgggacattcccctgcctgctgggacatccccctgcctgctgggacatcctccctgcctgctgggacatccccctgcctgctgggacattcccctgcctgccgggacatccccctgccctgccgggacatccccctgccctgccgggacatcccctGCTTGCCtggacatccccctgccctgctgggacattccccctGCCTCCTGGGGAcattccccctgcctgctgggacattcccctgcctgctgggacatccccctgcctgctgggacatcctccctgccctgctgggacatccccctgcctgctgggacatcctccctgcctgctgggacatccccctgccctgccaggacatcctccctgccctgctgggacattcccctgcctgctgggacattcccctgcctgctgggacatccccctgcctgctgggacatcctccctgcctgctgggacatccccctgccctgccaggacatcctccctgccctgctgggacattcccctgcctgctgggacattccccctgcctgctgggacatccccctgcctgctgggacatccccctgcctgcctggaCACCCTgtcattccagccaccagccctggagtttccaccgttccagcttggtgcactctgttaccctggtttttctgagccttttgattttcttaaatggagtcagatctttttagttatcgtacaatattaagagcagttttctaccattcccacagatgtaacataaacaaatcctttggttttcattctctgtcctttgtttgcatatttctaacctgaaaacaattgtaactgacaattggtctggccactgaggctaaGGGGTGggaaccccaaaaagccaatcttctgctagacccacaaatgtataaaaagtaagaaataaacaaaggggctctctctctctctctccgccctgtctcagctttgaggtggacggagaaacctctgctctgcaaaaccacttgtctgcgtgtggctgctttgtgtgtctcggtgacaactctcagagtcccaagagatcagactgccccaggctttgtaaaacaaagcccctcgaggtccctggttctgtttattattaatgctgtagttgttgttgtttgtttaccttgttatatttactagtaaaggactgttattcctttccccatagctctgcctgaaagcc is drawn from Hirundo rustica isolate bHirRus1 chromosome 22, bHirRus1.pri.v3, whole genome shotgun sequence and contains these coding sequences:
- the EMC1 gene encoding ER membrane protein complex subunit 1, whose amino-acid sequence is MAAEPRALLLPVLALLPLAAAVYEDQVGKFDWRQQYVGKLKFASLEASQGSKKLVVATEENVVAALNSRSGEILWRHVDKGTAEGAIDAMLIHGQDAITVSNAGRILRSWETNIGGLNWETSLDTGSFQGAALVGLPEAVKYVAVLKKAALSLHYLSNGHQKWVEHLPESESTQYQLLYSRGTGVIHVLGIVPQSHLNVLTFNVEDGEITKQVRLAAPWLGALQGSCGVVGEAVLVCVDAAARSLHVCALDTEQDMRHIPLQSLELEFADDFQARILTTQPSVTSASRTQFFLQLSPSHFSLLQYKQGLLSHLRDFQQAALVSFATTGEKTVAAVLTCRSELKPGSSDGLHAGSTLEDARRQDSLTCSNQTYNINLYLVETGQRLLDTTITFNLEQGGARPQQLYIQVFLKKDDSVGYRALVQTEDHMLMFLQQPGKVLWSREESLAEVVSLEMVDLPLTGAQAELEGEFGKKADGLLGMFLKRLSSQLILLQAWTAHLWKMFYDARKPRSQIKNEINIDNLARDEFNLQKMMVMVTASGKLFGIESSSGTILWKQYLRNVKPGSSFKLMVQRTTAHFPHPPQCTLLVKDKETKMSFLYVFNPIFGKRSQVAPPVLKRPILQTLLLPIMDQDYAKVLLLIDDEYKVTPFPATKNVLRQLEEIAHSIYFYLVDAEQGKLSGFRLKKDLSTEESWEVAIPTEVQRIVAVKGKRSNEHVHSQGRVMGDRSVLYKSLNPNLLAVVTESTDTHHERTFIGIYLMDGVTGRIIHSSVQRKAKGPVHMVHSENWVVYQYWNTKARRNEFTVLELYEGTEQYNATAFSSLDRPILPQVLQQSYIFPSAISAMEATITERGITSRHLLIGLPSGAILSLPKALLDPRRPEIPTEQSREENLIPYSPDVQIHAERFINYNQTISRMRGIYTAPSGLESTCLVVAYGLDIFQTRVYPSKQFDVLKDDYDYVLISSVLFGLVFATMITKRLAQVKLLNRAWR
- the MRTO4 gene encoding mRNA turnover protein 4 homolog encodes the protein MPKSKRDRKVSLTRTPRKGLEAKQALIAELRRCVDTYKYIFVFSVANMRNNKLKDVRNAWKHSRIFFGKNKVMMVALGREPSSEYKENLHKVSKHLRGEVGLLFTNRTRDEVDEWFSKFRELDFARAGNKAPYGVSLDTGPLEQFPHSMEPQLRQLGLPTALKKGVVTLLSDYEVCKEGDVLTPEQARVLKLFGYEMAEFKVTMKFLWNSETGDFQKLVGDAAEEEEEEDDDDDSNED